Genomic DNA from Arthrobacter sp. B1I2:
GGCGAGGCACCCTCCCCGTTCGCTTCATTGCGTTGCGAAGTCACGCTAAAGATTCTGCCCCCCGCCCGGCCCATCGCGAAATGACGCCCCTGCTCAGCGCGGCGGTGCCCGTCACGGAAGCCCCGCAGGGCGGCCTGCCGGTTTAGAGCAACAGCCGCGCTGCCGATAGTCTTGTGCCTATGTGTGGAATCGTGGGATACGTAGGCCGTTCGACTGACGGTGCAATTAACGGTCACAGTGCGCTGGACGTTGTCCTCGAGGGACTGCGCCGCCTGGAGTACCGCGGTTATGACTCTGCCGGGGTGGCGGTGGTGTCCAAGGGGACCATCGAGTCGCGGAAGAAGTCCGGGAAGCTGAGCAACCTGATCGCTGAGCTGGAGGCCCGCCCGCTGCCTGAAGCGGTGACCGGCATCGGGCACACCCGCTGGGCCACGCACGGCGGCCCGACGGACCGCAACGCGCACCCGCACCTGGCTGACGGCGGCAAGCTGGCCGTGATCCACAACGGCATCATCGAAAACTTCGCCGAGCTCAAGCTCGAGCTGCTGGAAAAGGGCGTGACGTTCCTGTCCGAGACGGACACCGAGGTCGCTGCCGCGCTGCTGGCCGACATCCTGCGGAACAAGCTGGGCGGTGACCCCGCGAACGGTGGCCTGACCCGTGCCATGGAGCTGGCCTGCCAGCGCCTGGAGGGTGCCTTCACGCTGCTGGCCGTGCACGCGGAGCAGCCCGACGTCGTCGTGGCCGCCCGCCGCAACTCACCGCTGGTGGTGGGCCTGGGCGAGGGCGAGAACTTCCTGGGCTCGGACGTCTCCGGGTTCATCGACTACACCCGCCGCGCGGTGGAGCTGGGCCAGGACCAGATTGTCACTATCACCGCGGACACGGTGGACATCACCGATTTCTACGGCAACCCGGCCCAGGGCAAGGAATACCACGTGGACTGGGACCCGGCCTCGGCGGAAAAGGGCGGCTTCTCCTCGTTCATGGAGAAGGAAATCCATGACCAGCCCGATGCCGTGGCACAGACCCTGCTGGGGCGTTCGGACATCAAGGGCAACCTGACCCTGGATGAGCTGCGGATCGATCCGGAGCGCCTGAAGCAGGTCAACAAGATCATCGTGCTGGCCTGCGGCACCGCTGCGTACGCGGGCATGGTGGCCAAGTACGCCATCGAGAACTGGTGCCGGATCCCCACCGAGGTGGAGCTGGCGCACGAGTTCCGCTACCGGGACCCGATCCTGGACGAGAACACCCTGGTGGTGTCCATCAGCCAGTCCGGCGAGACCATGGACACCCTGATGGCCGTCCGGTACGCCCGGGAGCAGGGCGCCAAGACCATCTCCATCTGCAACACCAACGGCTCCACCATTCCGCGCGAGTCCGACGCCGTGCTGTACACGCACGCCGGCCCGGAGATCGCGGTGGCATCCACCAAGGCCTTCCTGGCGCAGATCACCGCCGCGTACCTGCTGGGCCTGTACCTGGCGCAGCTGCGCGGGAACATCTTCTCCGGCCAGATCAAGGACGTCCTCGCGGACCTGAACAAGATCCCCGCGAAGATCCAGAAGATCCTGGACAACGCAGGGCCGCTGCGCGAACTGGCCCGCAGCATGGCGGACGAGAAGTCCGTGCTCTTCCTGGGCCGGCACGTAGGCTACCCCGTGGCCCTCGAAGGCGCGTTGAAGCTCAAGGAAATCGCGTACATCCACGCCGAAGGCTTCGCCGCCGGCGAGCTCAAGCACGGCCCCATCGCACTGATCGATGACGGCCAGCCGGTGTTCGTTGTGGTCCCGTCCCCGCGCGGCCGGGACTCGCTGCACGCCAAGGTGGTCTCCAACATCCAGGAAGTCCGTGCCCGTGGCGCCCGGACCCTGGTCATCGCCGAGGAAGGCGACGAAGCCGTCAAGGCCTACGCCGAGTACGTCTTCTACGTCCCCGAAACCCCCACCCTGCTCATGCCCCTGCTGACCACGGTCCCGCTGCAGATCTTCGCCGCGGAACTGGCAGCGGCCAAGGGCTACGACGTGGACCAGCCCCGCAACCTCGCCAAGAGCGTCACCGTCGAGTAGCGGTTACTCCCTGAACAGCCGGAAGCCCCGGGCCCTCGCGGCCTGGGGCTTCCGCCGTTAACACTGCCGTGCCAAAACCTCACGTTTGCGCTGATGGCGGACAAGGGCGCTATCCCGCCGGAACTGCGGCATCCGCCGGCTTCCGGCCGGGAGGGCCACCGTAGAATAAAGCGCATGATCGTTGGCATTGGGGTAGACGTAGTAGACATCGAGCGGTTCGGCCGCCAGCTGGAACGGACGCCGGGCCTGAGGGACCGCCTGTTCGTGCCGGCGGAACGGGAACTGAACACCCGGTCCCTGGCTGCCCGGTTCGCCGCGAAGGAAGCGGTGGCCAAGGTCCTCGGTGCCCCCGCCGGCATGAACTGGCAGGACTGCTGGATCGGCCTGGACCACAACGGGCCCACCGTCCAGGTCAAGGGGACCGTCCTGGCGGTTGCCGAGGCCAAGGGCGTCAAGCGCTGGCACCTGTCCATCAGCCACGACGGCGGCATCGCTACGGCCACGGTCCTGGCCGAAGGCTGACCCGGCCGCAGCATGATCAGCGCCTACACCGGAACCCAGGTCCGTGCAGCCGAGGAGCCCCTCCTGGCCGCCGGCCTGGGGGACGTGCTCATGCAGCGCGCCGCGCACGGCCTGGCCAACGCCGTCGTCCATGAACTCAAGTCCCGCGGCCGCCGCCTGAGCGGCGCCCGCGTGGTGGTGCTGGCCGGCAAGGGCAACAACGGTGGCGATGGTCTCTACGCGGCCGCCTTCCTTGCCACCCGCGGGATGCGCACGACGGCGGTACTCACCGGGGATTCCGCCCATCAGGCCGGGCTGGCCGCGTTCGAGCGTGCGGGCGGCAGGGTGCACCGGCTTACGGATTCGGCACTTCCGGCACTCGCGGCGGAAACCGCCGCTGCCGACGTCGTGATCGACGCCGTGCTGGGAACCGGCGCGAAGGGCGGGCTGCGGGGGAGTGCCGCGGAGCTGGTCCAGGCCCTCACTGACGGAGACATGCCCGGGCTCGTGGTGGCCTGCGACCTCCCCAGCGGCGTCGACGCGGATACCGGCGAGGCCGCCGGTCCGGTCCTGCCGGCGGACCTGACCGTCACCTTCGGGGGAGCGAAGGCCGGCCTGCTGGCCGATCCCGGCGCAGACCATGCCGGCCGGGTGCTGGTGGTGCCGATCGGGATTGAGGAGCATTTGCCGAAGCCGTCACTGCGCCGGCTGGAGGACGCCGACCTGGCACGCCTCCTGCCGCAGCCCGCACGGCGCGCGCAAAAATACTCCCGCGGCGTGCTGGGAGTGGTGGCCGGATCCGAGGACTACCCAGGGGCAGCAGTCCTCGCATGCAGGGGTGCCCTGGCCGCGGGAGTGGGCATGGTCCGGTACCTCGGTCCGCCGTCGGTGGCCGACCTGGTCCGGCAGTCCTGCCCGGAGGTGGTTTGCAGCACGGGAAGCGTGGCCGACAACCGGGTGCAGGCGTGGCTGGTGGGCTCCGGGATGGGGCCGCAGGACCACGAGCAGCTGGCCCGGGCCGGGCATGCGATTGCGTCCGGCCTTCCGGTGGTGGCCGACGCCGGCGCGCTGCCCGCCCTTCCTGACACCCTCGCCCCGCACGTGGTGCTGACGCCGCATGCCGGGGAGCTCGCATGCCTGTTCCAGCGCCTGGGCGGCGGGGAGGACCGGGAGGCGGTGGAAGCCGGGACGCTCGCCGCTGTCCGCCAGGCTGCCGACCGCACCGGGGCCACCGTCCTGCTCAAGGGCGCCAGCACCCTCGTGGCCGCGCCCTCGGGCCATACCTTCAGCCAGGCCGACGGTACGCCCTGGCTCGCCACTGCCGGCAGCGGGGACGTCCTGGCCGGCGTCATCGGTGCGCTGCTGGCCCAGGCGGGGCCCGACGTCGGCCGCTTCCGTGAAGTGGGCATCGAGGCGGACGGGCGGTGGGCTGCCATCGCCGCGCTCGGGGCCGCCCTGCACGGCCGGGCCGGGAGGGCGGCGTCGGATGGCGTATCGGGCGGCCCGGTCACCGCGGGCAGCGTGGCGAATGCCGTACCAGAAATCTGGGGTAAAGTAAGCCTGCTTAGTAACTATGGAGCCTGGAAACGTAATAGTCACAGCCAGCCATTACGGTAGGCATTAGTTCGCACCAGCAGCAGGGGCGTTCCGATGCCGTTGCTGCTGACCAATAAATGAGGAGCACGATGGAAGTCTGGCCTGGAAACGCCTACCCGCTGGGAGCTACCTTTGACGGCACCGGCACCAATTTCGCCCTGTTCAGCGAACGGGCCGAGCGGGTGGAACTCTGCCTCCTGTCCGATGACCTGACCGAAACCCGGATCGAACTGACCGAGGTGGACGGATACGTGTGGCACTGCTACCTGCCGCACATCCAGCCCGGCCAGAAGTACGGCTACCGCGTGCACGGCCCCTACGATCCCGCGAGCGGCAACCGCTTCAACCCGAACAAGCTGCTCATGGACCCCTACGCCAAGGCCATCCAGGGCCAGATCGACTGGGACCCTGCGCTCTTCTCCTACGAATTCGGCGACCCCGATTCCCGCAACGACGCCGATTCAGCTCCGCACACCATGCACGGCGTGGTCATCAACCCCTTCTTTGAGTGGGACGGCGACCGCCAGCTGCGGATCCCGTACCACGAATCCGTCATCTACGAAGCCCACGTCAAGGGCCTGACCGAGCTGCACCCGGAGATCCCCGACGAGCAGCGCGGCACCTACGCCGGCGTGTCCCACCCCGCGGTCATCGACCACATGAAGAAGCTCGGCGTCACCGCCATCGAGCTCATGCCCGTCCACCAGTTCGTCAACGACGGCACCCTGGTGGAGAAGGGGCTCAACAACTACTGGGGCTACAACACCATCGGGTTCTTCGCCCCGCAGAACACCTACAGCTCCACGGGCGACGTGGGCCACCAGGTGCAGGAATTCAAGGCCATGGTCCGCGACCTGCACCGCGCGGGCATCGAAGTGATCCTCGACGTCGTCTACAACCACACCGCCGAAGGCAACCACCTTGGCCCCACGCTGTCCTTCAAGGGGATCGACAACCAGGCCTACTACCGCCTGGTGGATAACGACCTCAAGCACTACATGGACTACACCGGCACCGGCAACTCGCTGAACGTGCGCCACCCGCACTCCCTGCAGCTGCTCATGGACTCCCTGCGCTACTGGGTCACCGAGATGCATGTGGACGGCTTCCGTTTCGACCTCGCCTCCACACTGGCCCGTGAGTTCTACGATGTGGACAAGCTCTCCACCTTCTTCGAACTCATCCAGCAGGACCCGGTAGTTTCCCAGGTCAAGTTGATCGCCGAGCCCTGGGACGTGGGCCCGGGCGGCTACCAGGTGGGCAACTTCCCGCCGCAGTGGACGGAATGGAACGGCAAGTACCGCGACACCGTCCGCGACTTCTGGCGCGGTGAGCCCTCCACCCTGGGCGAGTTCGCTTCCCGGCTGACCGGCTCCGCCGACCTTTACGAAAGCTCCGCCCGCCGCCCCGTGGCCTCGATCAACTTCGTCACCGCCCACGACGGCTTCACCATGCGGGACCTGGTCTCCTACAACGAGAAGCACAACGAGGCCAACGGCGAAGGCAACAACGACGGCGAATCGCACAACCGGTCCTGGAACTGCGGCGTTGAAGGCGACACGGACGATGACAAGGTCCTGACCCTGCGCGCCCGCCAGCAGAGGAACTTCATTGCCACCCTGCTGCTCTCCCAGGGCGTGCCCATGCTGCTTCACGGCGACGAACTCGGCCGCACCCAGCAGGGCAACAACAACACCTACTGCCAGGACTCCGAGCTCAGCTGGATCCACTGGGAAGCCATGGACCAGCCGCTCGTGGAGTTCACCGCCTTCGTCAACAGGATCCGCCACGACCACCCCACGTTCCGCCGCAGCCGCTTCTTCGACGGCCGGCCGGTACGCCGCGGCGAAGGCGAGAAGCTGCCGGACATCGTCTGGCTGAAGACCGACGGCACCGAAATGCTGCCGGAGGACTGGGGAAGCGGCTTCGGCCGGACCATCGGCGTGTTCTACAACGGCGACGGCATCCAGGAACAGGATTCCCGCGGCCGCCGGATTACTGACGACAGCTTCATCATGGCCTTCAACGCCCACGACGACGTTGTGGACTTCTGCCTGCCCTCCGACGAGTACGCCCAGTACTGGGAGGTGCTGGTTGATACGGCCAAGCAGGCCGATGCCTACGAGCCCCTCAAGGCGAAGGCGACACTGACGCTGGAAGCGAAGTCGATGGTGGTGCTGCGCGCCTACTCCGGCCCCGAGGAAGAAGTGGACCTTTCCGCCGCGGCTTCCCTGGCCTCCATGGCCGAGCATGAGGAAGCCCAGGAGGAGATGGTGGAAGCCCAGACCAAGGCAGCGGAAGCAAGCGAGGAAAGGGCAACAAAGGCATGAGGACCCCGGTCTCCACTTACCGCCTGCAGATCCGCAGCAGCTTCACCCTGTTCGACGCTGCCCAGCAGGTCCCGTACCTGAAGGACCTCGGCGTGGATTGGGTGTACCTGTCGCCCATCCTCACCGCGGAGAAGGGCTCGGACCACGGCTACGACGTAACCGATCCCTCCGCCGTGGACCCGGACCGCGGCGGCCCGGAAGGCCTGCTGGCCCTCTCCAAGGCAGCCCGCGAGCACGACATGGGCGTCCTGGTGGACATCGTGCCCAACCACGTGGGCGTGGCCTCCCCGCCGCAGAACCCGTGGTGGTGGTCCCTGCTCAAGGACGGCCGCGAATCGCCGTACGCCGAAGCGTTCGACGTCGACTGGGACCTGGGCGGCGGAAAGGTCCGGCTTCCCATGCTGGGCTCCGATGCGGACCTGGACAAGCTGGAGGTCAAGGACGGCGAGCTCCGCTACTACGACCACCGGTTCCCCCTGGCCGAGGGCACGTACAGCGAGGGTGACTCCCCGCAGGACGTCCACTCCCGGCAGCACTACCAGCTGATGGACTGGCGCCGCGCCGACGCCGAGCTGAACTACCGGCGCTTCTTTGCGGTCACCACGCTCGCCGGCATCCGGGTGGAAGTACCGTCCGTCTTCGAAAAGGCCCATGCCGAGGTGGGCCGCTGGTTCACCGACGGCCTGGTGGACGGGCTCCGCGTGGACCACCCGGACGGGCTGGCTGATCCCGCCGGCTACCTCCGCTGGCTCAAGGACCTCAGCGGCGGCGCGTACGTCCTGGTGGAGAAGATCCTGGAACCGGGCGAAGTGCTGCCGCAGGACTTCGCCTGCGAAGGCACCACCGGATACGACGCGCTGGCGGACGTGGACCGGGTCTTCGTGGACCCGGCAGGGCAGCAGGCCCTGGACACACTGGATGCCAGGCTGCGTGGAACCCCGGAACCTGCGGACTATGCCGAAATGATCCGTGGCACCAAACGCATGATCGCCGACGGCATCCTGCGCTCGGAAGTGCTGCGGCTGGCCCGGCTGGTCCCGGAGTCCCGCGGGCTCCCCGTGGACCAGGCAGCCGATGCCATCGCCGAGATCATCGCGTCCTTCCCGGTGTACCGGTCGTACCTTCCGGTGGGTGCCGACGTCCTCAAGGAGGCCTGCGAGTCCGCCGCGGCGCACCGGCCGGACCTGGAAGTGGCGGTGGGCACCCTCCTTCCGCTGCTGCTGGATCCTGCCGAACCCATTGCCGTCCGGTTCCAGCAGACCTCCGGCATGGTCATGGCCAAGGGCGTGGAGGACACTGCGTTCTACCGCTACACCCGGCTGGGCACCCTGACCGAGGTAGGCGCCGAGCCCACCGAGTTCGCCGTGGCACCGGAGGAATTCCACCACCGAATGCAGCGGCGCCAGCAGGAACTGCCGCTGTCCATGACCACCCTGTCCACCCACGACACCAAGCGCAGCGAGGACGCCCGGGCACGCATCTCGGTCATCGCCGAGCTGCCGCAGGAGTGGGCGGACACACTCGAGACGCTGCGTGGCCTGACGCCGATCCCGGACGGGCCGTACGAGAACCTGCTGTGGCAGGCAATCGTCGGGGCCTGGCCGGCAAGCCGGGAACGGCTGCAGGGCTACGCCGAGAAGGCGGCCCGGGAGGCCGGCAACTCCACGAAGTGGACTGATCCCAACGAGGACTTTGAGGCCAAGGTGAAGGCCGCCGTGGACGCAGTCTTCGACGACGCCAAGGTTGCCAAAGTGGTTGACGACTTCGTGGCCCGCATCGACGCCTTCTCCGCCGCCAACTCGGTTTCCGCGAAACTGGTCCAGCTGACCATGCCCGGCGTACCGGACGTGTACCAGGGCAGCGAGTTCTGGGAACGGTCGCTGACGGACCCGGACAACCGCCGGCCCGTGGACTTTGGCGCACGGCAGGCGGAGCTGGCAAAGCTCGACGCCGGCACGTTGCCTGACGCGGGCACGGAGGCCAGCAAGCTTTTGGTCACCTCGCGGGCACTGCGCCTGCGCCGGGACCGGCCCGAGCTGTTCCAGGGATACGCGCCGGTGGCAGCCACCGGCACGGCCGCCGGGCACCTGCTCGCGTTCAGCCGCGGAACCGACGCCTCCTCCGGCGCCCTCACGCTTGCCACCCGGCTCCCCGCCGGACTGGAAGCCGGCGGCGGCTGGCGGGACACCGCCGTCGAGCTTCCCGCTGCCATGCGTGACGAACTCACCGGGGCCGGGTACGGACCTGGCCGGGTTTCGGTGGCAGAGGTCCTGGGTACCTACCCGGTGGCCCTGCTGGTACCCGTGGATGGAGAAAAGGCATGACCCTGGTCAACGTTGGACCCGAACGCTTCGATGTGTGGGCGCCGGACGCCGAGTCCGTCATCCTGCTGGCCGACGGCCGGCAGTACCCCATGCAGAAGAAGGAAACGGAGCCGGGCTCGGAAGGGTGGTGGACGGCGCCCGACGCTCCTGCGGACGGCGACGTGGACTACGGCTACCTGCTGGACGGGGACACCACTCCCATCCCGGACCCCCGGTCCCGCAGGCTTCCCTCCGGCGTGCATGAGCAGTCCCGGACCTACGATCCCGCCGCCTATGCCTGGCAGGATTCCGGCTGGCGCGGCAAGGACCTGCAAGGCGGCGTGATCTACGAACTCCACGTAGGCACGTTCACGCCCGAAGGAACCCTGGATGCCGCCGTGGAGAAGCTGGGCTACCTGGCGGACCTGGGCATCGACTTCGTGGAGCTCCTGCCCGTCAACGGCTTCAACGGCACCCACAACTGGGGCTATGACGGCGTCCAGTGGTACACCGTGCATGAAGGCTACGGCGGACCAGCCGCGTACCAGCGCTTCGTGGACGCCGCCCACGCCGCCGGACTGGGCGTCATCCAGGACGTGGTGTACAACCACCTTGGACCCAGCGGGAACTACCTGCCCAAGTTCGGCCCCTACCTCAAGCAGGGCGACGCCAACACTTGGGGCGATTCGGTGAACCTGGACGGACCCGGCTCGGATGTGGTGCGCGAATACATCCTGGACAACGCCGCACTCTGGCTGCGCGACTACCACGTGGACGGGCTCCGCCTCGATGCCGTGCACGCTCTGCGGGACGAACGTGCGGTGCACATCCTGGAGGACCTGGGGGCTTTGGGCGACGCCATTTCGGCCGAGACCGGGCTGCCCAAGACGCTCATCGCGGAATCGGACCTGAACAACCCGCGCCTGCTCTACCCCCGGGATGTGAACGGGTACGGGCTGGCCGGGCAGTGGAGTGACGACTTCCACCATGCCGTGCACGTCAGCGTCAGTGGCGAGACCACCGGCTACTACTCGGACTTCGAATCCCTGGCCGTCCTGGCCAAGGTGCTGAAGGACGGATTCCTGCACGACGGCAGCTACTCCAGCTTCCGTGGACGCCATCATGGCCGGCCCATTAACGCCAACCTGGTGCAGCCGGCGGCGCTGGTGGTCTGCAACCAGAACCACGACCAGATCGGCAACCGGGCCACGGGGGACAGGCTCTCTCAGTCCCTGTCCTACGGGCAGCTGGCCGTGGCCGCGGTCCTCACGCTGACGTCCCCGTTCACGCCCATGCTGTTCATGGGCGAGGAATACGGCGCCTCCACGCCGTGGCAGTTCTTCACCTCGCATCCCGAACCGGAGCTCGGCAAGGCCACTGCGGAAGGGCGCATCAAGGAGTTCGAGCGCATGGGGTGGGATCCCGCCGTCGTGCCTGACCCGCAGGACCCCGAAACCTTCCGCCGGTCCAAGCTGGACTGGGCCGAGGCCGCCACAGGTGACCACGCCCGGCTCCTGGAGCTGTACCGGGCGCTGACGGCCCTGCGCCGCGAGCATTCGGAACTGGCCGGGCTTGGCTTTGGCGAAACCGGGGTTTCGTTCGACGATGACGCCGGCTGGCTGCGGTTCCGGCGCGGGTCCGTCGAGGTTCTGGTGAATATCTCGGACTCGAAGGTCCGGCTGGACGAAGCCTCCGGCAGCGTCCTCCTGGCCACGGACGAAGGAACCGCGCAGGACGGCGGATCCCTGGAACTGGCGCCATGGAGCGCCGCGATCCTCAAGTCCTAAACGGGAGAAGTTACGCCGCGGACCTGGTCCGCGGCGTAACTTTTTTGCTCGGCGCCCAACACCTGGCGTGTAGCGCGCGTCACAACTGGCAGGATGGAACGTATGACTTATTCAGCAGCGGACAACCGTTACGAATCCATGCCCTACCGCCGGGTGGGCCGCAGCGGGCTCAAGCTTCCGGCCATCTCCCTGGGCCTGTGGCACAACTTTGGCGACGACAAACGTTTCGAGGAACAGCGCGACATCCTCCGCCGTGCCTTCGACCTCGGTGTGAACCACTTCGACCTCGCCAACAACTACGGCCCGCCGGACGGCTCCGCCGAAACCAACTTCGGCCGCCACCTGCGGGACGACTTCAAGCCCTACCGCGACGAACTGGTCATTTCCACCAAGGCCGGCTACTACATGTGGCCGGGTCCCTACGGCGAATGGGGTTCCCGCAAATACCTGATCTCCAGCCTGGACCAGTCGCTGCAGCGCATGGGCCTGGACTATGTGGACATCTTCTACAGCCACCGGCCCGATCCTGAAACACCCATGGAAGAGACCATGGGCGCCCTTGACTACGCCGTCCGTTCCGGCAAGGCGCTGTACGCCGGCATTTCCTCCTACACTCCGGAGCAGACCCTTGAAGCCGCCCGCATCCTCAAGGAACTGGGTACGCCGCTGCTGATCCACCAGCCCAGCTACTCCATGCTCAACCGCTGGACCGAGGACGGGTCGCCGAACCTGTACGAGGTGCTGGACCAGGTGGGTGCCGGGTCCATCGCCTTCTCGCCACTTGCCCAGGGGATGCTCACGGACCGCTACCTTCACGGCATCCCCGCC
This window encodes:
- the glmS gene encoding glutamine--fructose-6-phosphate transaminase (isomerizing), which translates into the protein MCGIVGYVGRSTDGAINGHSALDVVLEGLRRLEYRGYDSAGVAVVSKGTIESRKKSGKLSNLIAELEARPLPEAVTGIGHTRWATHGGPTDRNAHPHLADGGKLAVIHNGIIENFAELKLELLEKGVTFLSETDTEVAAALLADILRNKLGGDPANGGLTRAMELACQRLEGAFTLLAVHAEQPDVVVAARRNSPLVVGLGEGENFLGSDVSGFIDYTRRAVELGQDQIVTITADTVDITDFYGNPAQGKEYHVDWDPASAEKGGFSSFMEKEIHDQPDAVAQTLLGRSDIKGNLTLDELRIDPERLKQVNKIIVLACGTAAYAGMVAKYAIENWCRIPTEVELAHEFRYRDPILDENTLVVSISQSGETMDTLMAVRYAREQGAKTISICNTNGSTIPRESDAVLYTHAGPEIAVASTKAFLAQITAAYLLGLYLAQLRGNIFSGQIKDVLADLNKIPAKIQKILDNAGPLRELARSMADEKSVLFLGRHVGYPVALEGALKLKEIAYIHAEGFAAGELKHGPIALIDDGQPVFVVVPSPRGRDSLHAKVVSNIQEVRARGARTLVIAEEGDEAVKAYAEYVFYVPETPTLLMPLLTTVPLQIFAAELAAAKGYDVDQPRNLAKSVTVE
- a CDS encoding holo-ACP synthase → MIVGIGVDVVDIERFGRQLERTPGLRDRLFVPAERELNTRSLAARFAAKEAVAKVLGAPAGMNWQDCWIGLDHNGPTVQVKGTVLAVAEAKGVKRWHLSISHDGGIATATVLAEG
- a CDS encoding NAD(P)H-hydrate epimerase, which codes for MISAYTGTQVRAAEEPLLAAGLGDVLMQRAAHGLANAVVHELKSRGRRLSGARVVVLAGKGNNGGDGLYAAAFLATRGMRTTAVLTGDSAHQAGLAAFERAGGRVHRLTDSALPALAAETAAADVVIDAVLGTGAKGGLRGSAAELVQALTDGDMPGLVVACDLPSGVDADTGEAAGPVLPADLTVTFGGAKAGLLADPGADHAGRVLVVPIGIEEHLPKPSLRRLEDADLARLLPQPARRAQKYSRGVLGVVAGSEDYPGAAVLACRGALAAGVGMVRYLGPPSVADLVRQSCPEVVCSTGSVADNRVQAWLVGSGMGPQDHEQLARAGHAIASGLPVVADAGALPALPDTLAPHVVLTPHAGELACLFQRLGGGEDREAVEAGTLAAVRQAADRTGATVLLKGASTLVAAPSGHTFSQADGTPWLATAGSGDVLAGVIGALLAQAGPDVGRFREVGIEADGRWAAIAALGAALHGRAGRAASDGVSGGPVTAGSVANAVPEIWGKVSLLSNYGAWKRNSHSQPLR
- the glgX gene encoding glycogen debranching protein GlgX, producing the protein MEVWPGNAYPLGATFDGTGTNFALFSERAERVELCLLSDDLTETRIELTEVDGYVWHCYLPHIQPGQKYGYRVHGPYDPASGNRFNPNKLLMDPYAKAIQGQIDWDPALFSYEFGDPDSRNDADSAPHTMHGVVINPFFEWDGDRQLRIPYHESVIYEAHVKGLTELHPEIPDEQRGTYAGVSHPAVIDHMKKLGVTAIELMPVHQFVNDGTLVEKGLNNYWGYNTIGFFAPQNTYSSTGDVGHQVQEFKAMVRDLHRAGIEVILDVVYNHTAEGNHLGPTLSFKGIDNQAYYRLVDNDLKHYMDYTGTGNSLNVRHPHSLQLLMDSLRYWVTEMHVDGFRFDLASTLAREFYDVDKLSTFFELIQQDPVVSQVKLIAEPWDVGPGGYQVGNFPPQWTEWNGKYRDTVRDFWRGEPSTLGEFASRLTGSADLYESSARRPVASINFVTAHDGFTMRDLVSYNEKHNEANGEGNNDGESHNRSWNCGVEGDTDDDKVLTLRARQQRNFIATLLLSQGVPMLLHGDELGRTQQGNNNTYCQDSELSWIHWEAMDQPLVEFTAFVNRIRHDHPTFRRSRFFDGRPVRRGEGEKLPDIVWLKTDGTEMLPEDWGSGFGRTIGVFYNGDGIQEQDSRGRRITDDSFIMAFNAHDDVVDFCLPSDEYAQYWEVLVDTAKQADAYEPLKAKATLTLEAKSMVVLRAYSGPEEEVDLSAAASLASMAEHEEAQEEMVEAQTKAAEASEERATKA
- the treY gene encoding malto-oligosyltrehalose synthase, with the protein product MRTPVSTYRLQIRSSFTLFDAAQQVPYLKDLGVDWVYLSPILTAEKGSDHGYDVTDPSAVDPDRGGPEGLLALSKAAREHDMGVLVDIVPNHVGVASPPQNPWWWSLLKDGRESPYAEAFDVDWDLGGGKVRLPMLGSDADLDKLEVKDGELRYYDHRFPLAEGTYSEGDSPQDVHSRQHYQLMDWRRADAELNYRRFFAVTTLAGIRVEVPSVFEKAHAEVGRWFTDGLVDGLRVDHPDGLADPAGYLRWLKDLSGGAYVLVEKILEPGEVLPQDFACEGTTGYDALADVDRVFVDPAGQQALDTLDARLRGTPEPADYAEMIRGTKRMIADGILRSEVLRLARLVPESRGLPVDQAADAIAEIIASFPVYRSYLPVGADVLKEACESAAAHRPDLEVAVGTLLPLLLDPAEPIAVRFQQTSGMVMAKGVEDTAFYRYTRLGTLTEVGAEPTEFAVAPEEFHHRMQRRQQELPLSMTTLSTHDTKRSEDARARISVIAELPQEWADTLETLRGLTPIPDGPYENLLWQAIVGAWPASRERLQGYAEKAAREAGNSTKWTDPNEDFEAKVKAAVDAVFDDAKVAKVVDDFVARIDAFSAANSVSAKLVQLTMPGVPDVYQGSEFWERSLTDPDNRRPVDFGARQAELAKLDAGTLPDAGTEASKLLVTSRALRLRRDRPELFQGYAPVAATGTAAGHLLAFSRGTDASSGALTLATRLPAGLEAGGGWRDTAVELPAAMRDELTGAGYGPGRVSVAEVLGTYPVALLVPVDGEKA
- the treZ gene encoding malto-oligosyltrehalose trehalohydrolase translates to MTLVNVGPERFDVWAPDAESVILLADGRQYPMQKKETEPGSEGWWTAPDAPADGDVDYGYLLDGDTTPIPDPRSRRLPSGVHEQSRTYDPAAYAWQDSGWRGKDLQGGVIYELHVGTFTPEGTLDAAVEKLGYLADLGIDFVELLPVNGFNGTHNWGYDGVQWYTVHEGYGGPAAYQRFVDAAHAAGLGVIQDVVYNHLGPSGNYLPKFGPYLKQGDANTWGDSVNLDGPGSDVVREYILDNAALWLRDYHVDGLRLDAVHALRDERAVHILEDLGALGDAISAETGLPKTLIAESDLNNPRLLYPRDVNGYGLAGQWSDDFHHAVHVSVSGETTGYYSDFESLAVLAKVLKDGFLHDGSYSSFRGRHHGRPINANLVQPAALVVCNQNHDQIGNRATGDRLSQSLSYGQLAVAAVLTLTSPFTPMLFMGEEYGASTPWQFFTSHPEPELGKATAEGRIKEFERMGWDPAVVPDPQDPETFRRSKLDWAEAATGDHARLLELYRALTALRREHSELAGLGFGETGVSFDDDAGWLRFRRGSVEVLVNISDSKVRLDEASGSVLLATDEGTAQDGGSLELAPWSAAILKS
- the mgrA gene encoding L-glyceraldehyde 3-phosphate reductase, which gives rise to MTYSAADNRYESMPYRRVGRSGLKLPAISLGLWHNFGDDKRFEEQRDILRRAFDLGVNHFDLANNYGPPDGSAETNFGRHLRDDFKPYRDELVISTKAGYYMWPGPYGEWGSRKYLISSLDQSLQRMGLDYVDIFYSHRPDPETPMEETMGALDYAVRSGKALYAGISSYTPEQTLEAARILKELGTPLLIHQPSYSMLNRWTEDGSPNLYEVLDQVGAGSIAFSPLAQGMLTDRYLHGIPADSRAAKARFLSEDSITEEKLDRVRGLRKIAEGRGQSLAQMAIAWILRDQPKGSPVTSALVGASSVRQLEDTLSSINNLVFTDDELTAIDEFAVESDINLWKQNA